A window from Setaria italica strain Yugu1 chromosome VIII, Setaria_italica_v2.0, whole genome shotgun sequence encodes these proteins:
- the LOC101771991 gene encoding putative disease resistance protein At1g50180 isoform X1, translated as MDVVTGAMTMLLPKLGDLLAEEYQLQASVRDDVAFLKAELESMEAALLRISEAPIDRPPDAQDRIWAREVRELTYDVEDCVEAFLVRLHHHAPKNDLQGLRGFIDRGLSLLKRAKICRDMGADVRDIKRRIVEVSERRVRYKVDGVAAKPGGPTVDSLRLSALYGKATELVGTRERSDELVKILMECDEASKLRLKVVSVVGFGGLGKTTIAKIVYEKLKGQFDCAAFVTISLDPNMEKVFRNMLCQLVHECNMSNSTRGGEAQIINELREFLRNKRYLIVIDDIWSYSVWNTVQYALIENECGSRIITTTRILDVAKQASASVYQLKPLSLADSRNLFYHRIFGIEDKCPPNQLAEVSENILKKCGGVPLAVITIASLLTSKMRKENTEKYWYEVYQSMGSGLEESIDVKNMRRILCLSYYDLPPHLKTCLLYLTLYSEDYGIMRDDVICKWVGEGFVRKQHGKTLYEVGEEYIEDLIRKNMIQPMLYNHDNKVWSFCVHDMMLDLITSLSEEENFLKALGGSQPISVPSKIRRLSLQNIKAKGRRQVETMNLSHLRSLIVSPEAFALLPALSNFPVIRVLDLCGCSQVDNNHCKHICNLFHLRYLNLSCTSITEIPNEIGNLQLLQFLNLDRTNIKELPPTFVHLRQLEYMCIDNRTRLPERFGNLKSLQMLLAQLTIRSPIMLHDLGKLTEMRTLMIRFDKWDESFEEPFVQCLSNLVNLDSLKIFACHNGLGSRIGMLIPGPQQLRSINIGPGTICRVPRWMSSLSSLTDLDITLLTLGEEDLQILGNVPSLRNLYVWVKEHRKDRDKRLVISGRCPFQCLTRFRIGRGAMEVEFAPGAMLKLKTLRLDFHVRNTMDQSGDFDFHLENLSSLEHVIVHMNCYYAGLREVEDAAASIRKALDLNPNKPTLELEKHGDSWRSG; from the exons ATGGACGTCGTGACGGGGGCGATGACCATGCTCCTGCCCAAGCTGGGCGATCTGCTCGCGGAGGAGTACCAGCTGCAGGCGAGCGTCCGGGACGACGTCGCCTTCCTCAAGGCCGAGCTGGAGAGCATGGAGGCGGCGCTCCTCCGGATCTCCGAGGCGCCGATCGACCGGCCGCCCGACGCCCAGGACAGGATCTGGGCGCGGGAGGTCCGGGAGCTCACCTACGACGTCGAGGACTGCGTTGAGGCCTTCCTCGtgcgcctccaccaccacgcgCCCAAGAACGACCTGCAGGGACTCAGGGGATTCATCGACAGAGGCCTCAGCCTGCTCAAGAGGGCCAAGATTTGCCGTGACATGGGCGCCGATGTCAGGGACATCAAGAGACGCATCGTTGAGGTCAGCGAGCGCCGCGTCAGGTACAAGGTTGACGGTGTTGCTGCGAAGCCTGGCGGCCCGACCGTCGACAGCCTTCGGCTGTCGGCTCTGTACGGCAAGGCGACCGAGCTTGTCGGTACCCGTGAGAGGAGTGATGAGTTGGTCAAGATACTGATGGAGTGTGATGAGGCATCGAAGCTACGGCTGAAGGTGGTTTCTGTAGTTGGGTTTGGAGGATTGGGCAAGACGACCATTGCTAAAATAGTTTACGAGAAGCTGAAAGGGCAGTTTGATTGCGCGGCTTTTGTTACCATCTCTCTTGATCCTAACATGGAGAAGGTATTCAGGAACATGCTTTGTCAACTTGTCCATGAATGTAATATGAGCAATTCAACGCGTGGTGGTGAAGCACAAATCATCAACGAACTTAGAGAATTCCTCCGAAACAAGAG GTACTTGATTGTTATTGATGACATATGGAGTTATTCAGTGTGGAACACAGTCCAATATGCTTTGATTGAGAATGAATGTGGAAGCAGAATAATTACAACAACTCGCATTCTTGATGTTGCCAAACAAGCTTCTGCTAGTGTCTATCAACTAAAACCTCTTTCTCTTGCTGATTCAAGAAATTTATTCTACCATAGAATATTTGGCATTGAAGACAAATGTCCTCCTAATCAATTAGCTGAAGTATCTGAGAATATTTTAAAGAAATGTGGCGGTGTACCTTTAGCTGTTATTACAATAGCTAGTCTATTAACAAGTAAAATGAGAAAGGAAAATACAGAGAAGTACTGGTATGAAGTATATCAATCCATGGGTTCTGGACTAGAAGAAAGCATAGATGTGAAGAACATGAGAAGGATATTATGTCTTAGTTACTATGATCTGCCGCCACATTTGAAGACTTGCTTATTGTATCTAACTCTATATTCAGAGGATTATGGTATAATGAGAGATGACGTCATATGCAAATGGGTAGGTGAAGGTTTTGTCCGGAAACAACATGGGAAAACTTTGTATGAAGTAGGAGAGGAGTACATTGAAGATCTCATCAGAAAAAATATGATCCAACCGATGCTCTATAACCATGATAATAAGGTATGGTCTTTTTGTGTGCATGATATGATGCTTGATCTAATCACTTCCCTCTCAGAGGAGGAGAATTTTCTAAAAGCATTAGGTGGTTCGCAGCCAATATCTGTGCCAAGTAAGATCCGCCGACTGTCCCTTCAAAACATTAAGGCCAAAGGTAGAAGGCAGGTGGAAACCATGAACTTGTCCCATTTGAGATCACTTATTGTGTCACCGGAAGCATTCGCTTTGTTACCAGCCCTTTCCAACTTTCCCGTCATACGGGTGTTGGATTTATGTGGTTGTAGTCAGGTGGATAACAATCACTGCAAGCATATTTGCAATTTGTTTCACTTGAGATATCTAAATCTATCTTGTACATCTATCACTGAGATACCAAATGAGATTGGGAATCTACAGCTTTTGCAGTTTTTAAACTTAGACAGGACCAACATAAAAGAGCTTCCACCAACATTTGTTCACCTTAGACAACTAGAGTACATGTGTATTGACAATCGGACTAGATTACCAGAACGCTTTGGGAATCTGAAGTCTCTGCAGATGTTATTGGCACAGTTAACAATTAGGTCTCCAATCATGCTGCATGATTTGGGCAAGCTGACCGAGATGAGAACTTTGATGATTCGCTTCGATAAATGGGATGAGAGCTTTGAGGAACCTTTTGTCCAGTGTCTATCAAACCTTGTAAATCTTGACTCACTGAAGATATTTGCCTGCCATAATGGACTAGGTTCCCGTATTGGCATGTTAATACCAGGTCCTCAGCAGCTCCGATCCATTAACATAGGACCCGGCACCATCTGTAGGGTGCCAAGATGGATGTCATCGCTCTCTTCCCTGACCGACCTAGATATCACATTATTAACACTGGGAGAGGAGGACCTTCAAATCCTTGGAAACGTACCATCTCTTCGTAATCTCTATGTCTGGGTGAAGGAGCACAGAAAAGATAGAGATAAAAGGTTGGTCATCAGCGGTCGCTGTCCATTCCAATGCCTAACACGGTTCAGAATTGGACGTGGTgccatggaggtggagtttGCTCCAGGAGCCATGCTAAAGCTCAAAACCCTTCGTTTGGACTTTCATGTACGGAATACCATGGATCAGTCTGGCGATTTCGACTTCCATCTAGAGAACCTCTCTTCACTTGAGCATGTCATTGTCCATATGAACTGTTACTACGCGGGACTTAGGGAGGTGGAGGACGCGGCAGCTTCAATACGGAAGGCACTCGACTTGAATCCCAACAAACCCACACTTGAGTTAGAGAAG CATGGTGATTCATGGAGATCTGGTTGA
- the LOC101772107 gene encoding acetylajmalan esterase, with the protein MAVANVAACHGKLSCPALLSLLLLLLRALVEPAAAACSVDAIYSFGDSIADTGNLLREGPVGFFASIGSYPYGQTLRKPTGRCSDGLLIIDYFAMALNLSLVSPYMDKGADFASGVNFAVAGATALDRAVLLQGGVMMPPASVPISTQLDWFRSHLNATCGSQEDCAKKLARALFLVGEIGGNDYNYAFFQGIRSIEATKAYVPQVIKTIMNVAKEVIELGATQIIIPGNFPIGCSPSYLSLFSVSGTGDLDDRGCLKSYNAFAQHHNEQLQAAIDDLRKANTDVTIIYADYYGAFMHLLDHASILGFDQGSLLQACCGAGGAYNFNMNLMCGTPGTSTCANPAHRVSWDGIHLTQQAYRAIALSLLMEGFAQPADAVQEIWSC; encoded by the exons ATGGCCGTGGCGAATGTAGCAGCTTGCCACGGCAAGCTATCTTGCCCGGCTCTGTTGagcttgctgttgctgctgctccgGGCGCTcgtggagccggcggcggccgcgtgcTCCGTGGACGCGATCTACAGCTTCGGAGACTCCATCGCCGACACGGGCAACCTCCTCCGCGAGGGCCCCGTGGGGTTCTTCGCCTCCATCGGCAGCTACCCTTACGGCCAGACCCTCCGCAAACCCACCGGCCGGTGCTCCGACGGCCTCCTCATCATCGACTACTTCG CCATGGCGCTGAACCTGTCGCTGGTGAGCCCGTACATGGACAAGGGCGCTGACTTCGCCAGCGGCGTCAACTTCGCGGTGGCCGGCGCCACGGCGCTCGACCGGGCCGTCCTGCTGCAGGGCGGCGTCATGATGCCGCCGGCGAGCGTGCCGATCAGCACCCAGCTCGACTGGTTCAGGTCGCACCTCAACGCCACCTGCGGCTCGCAAGAAG ATTGCGCGAAGAAGCTCGCCAGAGCGCTGTTCTTGGTGGGGGAGATTGGCGGGAACGACTACAACTACGCCTTCTTCCAGGGGATCAGGTCCATCGAGGCCACGAAGGCCTACGTCCCACAGGTCATCAAGACCATAATGAACGTTGCCAAG GAGGTGATTGAGCTAGGAGCGACCCAGATCATCATCCCCGGGAACTTCCCCATCGGGTGCTCGCCGAGCTACCTCTCCCTCTTTTCTGTGTCGGGCACCGGCGACCTCGATGACAGGGGCTGCCTCAAGAGCTACAACGCCTTCGCACAGCACCACAACGAGCAGCTCCAGGCGGCCATTGACGACCTGAGGAAGGCCAACACTGACGTAACCATCATCTACGCCGACTACTACGGCGCCTTCATGCACCTGCTTGATCACGCTTCCATCCTAG GGTTCGACCAGGGCTCACTTCTCCAGGCATGCTGTGGGGCAGGAGGGGCGTACAACTTCAACATGAACTTGATGTGCGGCACGCCGGGAACGAGCACGTGCGCGAACCCGGCGCACCGTGTGAGCTGGGACGGCATCCACCTCACCCAGCAGGCATACAGGGCCATCGCGCTGTCCCTCCTTATGGAGGGGTTCGCCCAACCGGCTGATGCCGTGCAGGAGATCTGGAGCTGCTAA
- the LOC101771991 gene encoding putative disease resistance protein At1g50180 isoform X2 has product MDVVTGAMTMLLPKLGDLLAEEYQLQASVRDDVAFLKAELESMEAALLRISEAPIDRPPDAQDRIWAREVRELTYDVEDCVEAFLVRLHHHAPKNDLQGLRGFIDRGLSLLKRAKICRDMGADVRDIKRRIVEVSERRVRYKVDGVAAKPGGPTVDSLRLSALYGKATELVGTRERSDELVKILMECDEASKLRLKVVSVVGFGGLGKTTIAKIVYEKLKGQFDCAAFVTISLDPNMEKVFRNMLCQLVHECNMSNSTRGGEAQIINELREFLRNKRYLIVIDDIWSYSVWNTVQYALIENECGSRIITTTRILDVAKQASASVYQLKPLSLADSRNLFYHRIFGIEDKCPPNQLAEVSENILKKCGGVPLAVITIASLLTSKMRKENTEKYWYEVYQSMGSGLEESIDVKNMRRILCLSYYDLPPHLKTCLLYLTLYSEDYGIMRDDVICKWVGEGFVRKQHGKTLYEVGEEYIEDLIRKNMIQPMLYNHDNKPISVPSKIRRLSLQNIKAKGRRQVETMNLSHLRSLIVSPEAFALLPALSNFPVIRVLDLCGCSQVDNNHCKHICNLFHLRYLNLSCTSITEIPNEIGNLQLLQFLNLDRTNIKELPPTFVHLRQLEYMCIDNRTRLPERFGNLKSLQMLLAQLTIRSPIMLHDLGKLTEMRTLMIRFDKWDESFEEPFVQCLSNLVNLDSLKIFACHNGLGSRIGMLIPGPQQLRSINIGPGTICRVPRWMSSLSSLTDLDITLLTLGEEDLQILGNVPSLRNLYVWVKEHRKDRDKRLVISGRCPFQCLTRFRIGRGAMEVEFAPGAMLKLKTLRLDFHVRNTMDQSGDFDFHLENLSSLEHVIVHMNCYYAGLREVEDAAASIRKALDLNPNKPTLELEKHGDSWRSG; this is encoded by the exons ATGGACGTCGTGACGGGGGCGATGACCATGCTCCTGCCCAAGCTGGGCGATCTGCTCGCGGAGGAGTACCAGCTGCAGGCGAGCGTCCGGGACGACGTCGCCTTCCTCAAGGCCGAGCTGGAGAGCATGGAGGCGGCGCTCCTCCGGATCTCCGAGGCGCCGATCGACCGGCCGCCCGACGCCCAGGACAGGATCTGGGCGCGGGAGGTCCGGGAGCTCACCTACGACGTCGAGGACTGCGTTGAGGCCTTCCTCGtgcgcctccaccaccacgcgCCCAAGAACGACCTGCAGGGACTCAGGGGATTCATCGACAGAGGCCTCAGCCTGCTCAAGAGGGCCAAGATTTGCCGTGACATGGGCGCCGATGTCAGGGACATCAAGAGACGCATCGTTGAGGTCAGCGAGCGCCGCGTCAGGTACAAGGTTGACGGTGTTGCTGCGAAGCCTGGCGGCCCGACCGTCGACAGCCTTCGGCTGTCGGCTCTGTACGGCAAGGCGACCGAGCTTGTCGGTACCCGTGAGAGGAGTGATGAGTTGGTCAAGATACTGATGGAGTGTGATGAGGCATCGAAGCTACGGCTGAAGGTGGTTTCTGTAGTTGGGTTTGGAGGATTGGGCAAGACGACCATTGCTAAAATAGTTTACGAGAAGCTGAAAGGGCAGTTTGATTGCGCGGCTTTTGTTACCATCTCTCTTGATCCTAACATGGAGAAGGTATTCAGGAACATGCTTTGTCAACTTGTCCATGAATGTAATATGAGCAATTCAACGCGTGGTGGTGAAGCACAAATCATCAACGAACTTAGAGAATTCCTCCGAAACAAGAG GTACTTGATTGTTATTGATGACATATGGAGTTATTCAGTGTGGAACACAGTCCAATATGCTTTGATTGAGAATGAATGTGGAAGCAGAATAATTACAACAACTCGCATTCTTGATGTTGCCAAACAAGCTTCTGCTAGTGTCTATCAACTAAAACCTCTTTCTCTTGCTGATTCAAGAAATTTATTCTACCATAGAATATTTGGCATTGAAGACAAATGTCCTCCTAATCAATTAGCTGAAGTATCTGAGAATATTTTAAAGAAATGTGGCGGTGTACCTTTAGCTGTTATTACAATAGCTAGTCTATTAACAAGTAAAATGAGAAAGGAAAATACAGAGAAGTACTGGTATGAAGTATATCAATCCATGGGTTCTGGACTAGAAGAAAGCATAGATGTGAAGAACATGAGAAGGATATTATGTCTTAGTTACTATGATCTGCCGCCACATTTGAAGACTTGCTTATTGTATCTAACTCTATATTCAGAGGATTATGGTATAATGAGAGATGACGTCATATGCAAATGGGTAGGTGAAGGTTTTGTCCGGAAACAACATGGGAAAACTTTGTATGAAGTAGGAGAGGAGTACATTGAAGATCTCATCAGAAAAAATATGATCCAACCGATGCTCTATAACCATGATAATAAG CCAATATCTGTGCCAAGTAAGATCCGCCGACTGTCCCTTCAAAACATTAAGGCCAAAGGTAGAAGGCAGGTGGAAACCATGAACTTGTCCCATTTGAGATCACTTATTGTGTCACCGGAAGCATTCGCTTTGTTACCAGCCCTTTCCAACTTTCCCGTCATACGGGTGTTGGATTTATGTGGTTGTAGTCAGGTGGATAACAATCACTGCAAGCATATTTGCAATTTGTTTCACTTGAGATATCTAAATCTATCTTGTACATCTATCACTGAGATACCAAATGAGATTGGGAATCTACAGCTTTTGCAGTTTTTAAACTTAGACAGGACCAACATAAAAGAGCTTCCACCAACATTTGTTCACCTTAGACAACTAGAGTACATGTGTATTGACAATCGGACTAGATTACCAGAACGCTTTGGGAATCTGAAGTCTCTGCAGATGTTATTGGCACAGTTAACAATTAGGTCTCCAATCATGCTGCATGATTTGGGCAAGCTGACCGAGATGAGAACTTTGATGATTCGCTTCGATAAATGGGATGAGAGCTTTGAGGAACCTTTTGTCCAGTGTCTATCAAACCTTGTAAATCTTGACTCACTGAAGATATTTGCCTGCCATAATGGACTAGGTTCCCGTATTGGCATGTTAATACCAGGTCCTCAGCAGCTCCGATCCATTAACATAGGACCCGGCACCATCTGTAGGGTGCCAAGATGGATGTCATCGCTCTCTTCCCTGACCGACCTAGATATCACATTATTAACACTGGGAGAGGAGGACCTTCAAATCCTTGGAAACGTACCATCTCTTCGTAATCTCTATGTCTGGGTGAAGGAGCACAGAAAAGATAGAGATAAAAGGTTGGTCATCAGCGGTCGCTGTCCATTCCAATGCCTAACACGGTTCAGAATTGGACGTGGTgccatggaggtggagtttGCTCCAGGAGCCATGCTAAAGCTCAAAACCCTTCGTTTGGACTTTCATGTACGGAATACCATGGATCAGTCTGGCGATTTCGACTTCCATCTAGAGAACCTCTCTTCACTTGAGCATGTCATTGTCCATATGAACTGTTACTACGCGGGACTTAGGGAGGTGGAGGACGCGGCAGCTTCAATACGGAAGGCACTCGACTTGAATCCCAACAAACCCACACTTGAGTTAGAGAAG CATGGTGATTCATGGAGATCTGGTTGA